In Taeniopygia guttata chromosome 7, bTaeGut7.mat, whole genome shotgun sequence, a single window of DNA contains:
- the LOC100223706 gene encoding uncharacterized protein isoform X3, producing MQEDRRVTRAGLAVGQKNVRSVTGDRDSRGGQSKEKLPDMENEGSQAPCNAETAAKSPSKGRCDLREADLPPLEDSQQPTAMSMATETWEDKPSNETSSDTPPAGNTPSPACRRSSSDIVHESTDGAKAQRECRLRPHFSDPMPADSVKRKQLELKIAAAARQHAQKRRQERDCGPVVAKANLGHGGSFDETRRTPRGSLRSRRHWSNVSSLSTDSGIVGVNDARDDLDPTAATRTKPADVERADSGIGQMPARKWRNRASETLSSLQAWEAHRPCTDCGERDLPVETDVQNCNQRRADLCEKCRKRRTERKESVLEFVNTEASYGEDLRIIKEEFYLPMQAAGLLSQEQLQGIFSNIQELIDLNENFLEILQEEIDQAFDQGDDDLMTVCIGEIFLEFVNMLPAFQTYCLQQSSSVNMLNALEKEKELLRIFLNVSQNDNTALRRMNLRSFLMAPLQRVTKYPLLLSRIIKATTEYHPDHGSLREAKSRIESHLEHINMKTKQEGNTWTLRSFRQDSKKKREVINIEMRETALKTVGWLREETRFVMEGSLQLAQPPDGQWVKKGSKTLKFQNMQVLLLVNMKRVSESSLESAEPGPVKDAVLVLIRDKNNGKFHLLREPLRLSNCIVSTDPDCDDTFELIEIRREAFVFRDSDRARTHHWFRQIRRYSRELGSWKKRRNALPNIMISTPHTRP from the exons CTGCAATGCCGAGACTGCTGCCAAATCCCCCTCCAAGGGGCGGTGTGATCTGAGGGAAGCTGATCTCCCACCTCTGGAGGACAGCCAGCAGCCCACAGCGATGTCCATGGCAACAGAGACCTGGGAGGACAAGCCAAGCAATGAGACATCCAGTGACACTCCACCTGCAGGGAAT ACCCCCAGTCCTGCCTGTCGCCGATCCAGCTCCGACATCGTGCATGAGAGCACGGATGGTGCCAAGGCCCAGCGGGAGTGCCGCCTGCGGCCGCACTTCAGTGACCCGATGCCAGCAGACTCGGTGAAGAggaagcagctggagctgaagatcGCGGCTGCGGCGCGGCAGCACGCACAGAAGCGCCGGCAGGAGCGAGACTGTG GTCCAGTGGTGGCAAAAGCCAACCTTGGCCATGGTGGCAGCTTTGATGAGACCCGACGCACCCCACGGGGCTCCCTCCGCTCCAGACGTCACTGGAGCAACGTCAGCAGTCTGAGCACGGACAGCGGGATTGTTGGTGTGAACGATGCCCGGGATGACCTGGATCCCACTGCGGCCACCCGGACCAAGCCAGCGGATGTGGAGAGGGCAGATAGTGGCATTGGCCAGATGCCAGCCAGGAAGTGGAGGAACAGGGCATCTGAGACACTGAGCTCCCTGCAGGCCTGGGAAGCCCACCGTCCCTGCACCGACTGTGGAGAAAGGGACCTCCCGGTGGAGACAGATGTTCAGAACTGCAACCAGAGGCGGGCTGATCTCTGCGAGAAGTGCCGCAAGCGCAGGACGGAGCGCAAGGAATCTGTGCTGGAGTTTGTCAACACGGAGGCCAGCTATGGAGAGGACCTGCGCATCATCAAAGAGGAGTTCTACCTCCCCATGCAGGCAGCTGGGCTGctgagccaggagcagctccagggcatCTTCAGCAACATCCAGGAGCTCATTGACCTCAATGAGAATTTCCTGGAGATACTTCAAGAAGAGATTGATCAGGCCTTTGATCAG GGGGACGATGACCTGATGACCGTGTGCATCGGAGAAATATTCCTGGAATTTGTGAACATGCTGCCAGCCTTTCAGACATACTGTCTTCAGCAGTCCTCCTCTGTGAATATGCTCAACGCtctggagaaggagaaggagttGCTCAG AATATTCCTCAATGTCTCCCAGAATGACAACACAGCACTGCGGCGGATGAACTTGAGGTCCTTCCTGATGGCCCCTTTGCAAAGGGTCACCAAGTACCccctgctgctcagcagaaTCATCAAGGCCACCACCGAGTACCACCCAGACCACGGCAGCCTGCGGGAGGCCAAGAGCCGCATCGAGTCCCACCTGGAGCATATCAACATGAAAACCAAGCAGGAGGGGAACACATGGACCCTCCGATCCTTTCGCCAGGACAGCAAGAAGAAGAGGGAAGTCATCAACATTGAGATGAGAGAAACTGCCCTCAAAACTGTGGGTTGGCTGCGGGAGGAAACGCGGTTTGTGATGGAGGGGTCTCTGCAGCTGGCCCAGCCCCCCGATGGCCAGTGGGTGAAGAAGGGCAGCAAGACCTTGAAGTTCCAGAACATGCAGGTCCTCCTCCTGGTGAACATGAAGCGTGTGTCTGAGTCCAGCCTGGAATCAGCTGAGCCAGGGCCTGTGAAGGACGCAGTGCTGGTACTCATCAGAGACAAAAATAACGGGAAGTTCCATTTGCTCAGGGAGCCCTTGAGGCTGAGTAATTGCATCGTCTCCACTGATCCCGACTGCGATGACACCTTCGAGCTCATTGAGATCAGGCGGGAGGCGTTTGTGTTCCGGGACAGCGACCGGGCACGGACTCACCACTGGTTCAGGCAGATCAGGCGCTACTCCAGGGAGCTGGGCTCCTGGAAGAAGCGGCGGAACGCGCTGCCCAACATCATGATCAGCACTCCTCACACCAGGCCCTGA